A single region of the Bdellovibrionota bacterium genome encodes:
- a CDS encoding cysteine synthase family protein encodes MNEPGRTPLLEVGGIYTKLECSNPTGSVKDRIAFFILEESERQGWLRPGMKIVEATSGNTGIALAYFGVQKGYRVVIVMPENMTEERKQLIRDLGAELILCRAGDFAEAALIRDKMCKEPETFNPDQFSNPLNVVCHYKTTGQEILAQMSAHSDSIDAFVAGVGTGGTLIGVAQALKERFPKIHIAAVEPSESAVMSGKKADRHGIPGIGDGFIPDIVRGARKGLHDWIDEVVCIDSGSAKSAAIVLQQRYNFCVGISSGANFMAAKRLAGRFKTVVTVFPDGYSKYKTEGLRHCGEGRCPYEKPAGYSILNE; translated from the coding sequence ATGAACGAACCGGGGCGTACCCCTTTACTCGAAGTCGGGGGCATTTACACCAAGCTTGAATGTTCGAATCCCACGGGGAGCGTGAAGGATCGGATCGCCTTTTTCATTCTCGAAGAGAGCGAACGGCAAGGGTGGCTTCGACCGGGTATGAAGATCGTGGAAGCCACCAGCGGAAACACCGGTATTGCTCTCGCTTATTTCGGTGTTCAAAAGGGGTATCGAGTTGTGATCGTCATGCCGGAGAACATGACGGAAGAGAGAAAACAGTTGATCCGAGATTTGGGCGCAGAGCTCATTCTCTGTCGCGCGGGGGATTTTGCGGAGGCGGCGTTGATCCGGGACAAGATGTGCAAGGAACCGGAAACGTTTAATCCCGATCAATTCTCAAATCCGCTGAACGTTGTGTGCCACTATAAAACGACCGGCCAGGAAATCCTGGCGCAGATGTCGGCTCATTCCGATTCCATCGATGCGTTTGTCGCGGGGGTGGGGACCGGCGGAACACTCATAGGTGTGGCTCAAGCCCTCAAGGAGAGATTTCCAAAGATTCATATCGCCGCGGTGGAGCCGAGTGAGTCGGCGGTGATGAGCGGGAAAAAAGCCGACCGGCACGGGATTCCAGGTATCGGGGACGGTTTTATTCCCGATATTGTGCGCGGGGCACGGAAAGGTTTGCACGATTGGATCGATGAGGTCGTCTGCATCGACAGCGGGAGCGCGAAATCCGCCGCCATTGTCTTACAACAGCGTTATAATTTTTGCGTGGGGATTTCGTCCGGCGCGAATTTCATGGCGGCCAAGCGACTCGCCGGCCGGTTCAAAACCGTCGTGACGGTGTTTCCCGACGGGTATTCGAAATACAAGACCGAGGGTTTGCGGCATTGCGGAGAGGGGCGCTGCCCCTACGAGAAGCCGGCGGGTTATTCGATCCTTAACGAATAG
- a CDS encoding thiamine pyrophosphate-dependent enzyme, whose amino-acid sequence MNLYLDSTKPFPHCPGCGHPHVLRALDQALRMLDVPQERVALVTDIGCVGLADALFPAVHTIHTLHGRSVAVAAGISMGERSEEKPGLSPIVLIGDGGAGIGLLHLIHAAQLNARVAVLVHNNLIYGMTGGQHSVLTPFGLKTTTTPNGSPIPALDLGALLMSAGAGFFARTVAPGDDVAVTIQKAIEHPGFACVEILELCPTFATARGGIGGRELRALPERQGMRLGILRQETRRPALAGPKSAVSNVSPEESGVPVTKSWRFLDRPVQVLLAGRAGERIQSAALFCARAAAASGLEMTLRTDNPVTQGSGFSLAEVTFSPEPIGYTGLGAPEIVFVLAEEGQKELQGKGAFKLPEPGCRYLFDGELLPPAGVPAVRTDFRAKFGPKNAALAAAVSEIHSKRWWDGHAWWAALKTLPLNQQGEVRELLAKILPEGSG is encoded by the coding sequence ATGAATCTCTATCTCGATTCGACGAAGCCGTTCCCCCATTGCCCCGGTTGCGGGCACCCCCATGTTCTGCGCGCTCTCGATCAGGCGCTCCGGATGCTCGACGTTCCGCAAGAGCGGGTCGCATTGGTCACCGATATCGGTTGCGTCGGCTTAGCCGACGCCCTTTTCCCCGCCGTTCATACGATTCACACGTTACACGGGCGTTCCGTGGCGGTGGCGGCGGGAATATCGATGGGAGAGCGAAGCGAAGAAAAGCCGGGGTTATCTCCGATAGTTTTGATCGGCGACGGCGGGGCCGGGATCGGTCTGCTTCATCTGATTCACGCCGCGCAACTCAATGCCCGGGTCGCGGTTTTGGTTCACAACAATCTGATTTACGGAATGACCGGCGGTCAGCATTCGGTTTTGACGCCGTTCGGCCTCAAAACAACGACGACGCCGAACGGCAGCCCTATTCCGGCGCTCGATTTGGGCGCGTTGTTGATGTCTGCCGGGGCGGGATTTTTCGCTCGTACGGTCGCCCCCGGAGACGACGTCGCGGTCACGATTCAAAAAGCGATCGAGCATCCCGGTTTTGCGTGCGTTGAAATCTTGGAGTTGTGCCCGACGTTCGCCACGGCGCGCGGAGGGATCGGAGGCCGTGAGCTCCGGGCTCTCCCGGAACGCCAGGGGATGCGCCTGGGAATTCTTCGCCAAGAAACAAGGCGCCCGGCCTTGGCCGGTCCGAAGAGCGCCGTTTCCAATGTTTCGCCCGAGGAGAGCGGAGTCCCGGTGACGAAATCTTGGCGGTTTCTTGACCGGCCGGTTCAGGTACTCTTGGCCGGGCGCGCGGGAGAGCGGATTCAATCGGCGGCGCTCTTTTGCGCCCGCGCGGCTGCGGCATCCGGTCTTGAAATGACGCTCCGGACCGACAATCCGGTGACGCAGGGGAGCGGCTTTTCTTTGGCCGAAGTGACATTCAGTCCCGAACCGATCGGCTACACCGGCCTCGGTGCGCCCGAAATCGTTTTTGTTTTGGCGGAGGAGGGACAAAAGGAGCTTCAGGGGAAAGGGGCTTTTAAGCTGCCGGAGCCTGGATGCCGCTACCTGTTCGACGGGGAGCTGCTTCCGCCGGCGGGGGTCCCGGCGGTTCGAACCGACTTTCGGGCGAAGTTCGGGCCGAAAAACGCCGCATTGGCCGCAGCCGTAAGCGAGATTCATTCAAAACGATGGTGGGATGGACACGCGTGGTGGGCGGCCCTGAAAACGCTGCCGCTCAATCAGCAGGGGGAAGTTCGAGAACTTTTGGCCAAAATACTTCCGGAGGGATCCGGATGA